Proteins from one Candidatus Cloacimonadota bacterium genomic window:
- a CDS encoding choice-of-anchor Q domain-containing protein yields MKQKKIFIILILFVLAFLFLQSSAFESKNKEVNVELKKKISNIGNRETIIVDVEGGGDYTLIQQGIDAASIGDTVLVYPGTYIENINYNGKNITVASKYLTTGNVSYIDSTIIDGNQNGSVVTFENGEDTTAVLCGFTIQNGSGTYTDFFLIMGGGILLIESQSTIKDCIIKNNTSEGGGGIGLYYSFMNIENTSIFHNNSIFWGGGIGLDYSDIKFSINNRCNIFLNYAGEGCDLKSLHSNIVDVIVDTFTIINPDDHFAIPLDQFNFDIQNFKINQINNDIYVNPEGNNNNSGLTPNEPFKNICWALTKIVSDSTHPNIIHLSNGIYSPALTEEIFPLNCKDHISIIGENKENTILDANNQSHIIHLFFDGNYSLEKITIKNGFTTFYGGAIIIWSSYNLIFKNIEIINNTAEMFGGGIVIYKSSPVLENLLIKNNSAESGGGIEISNNSNPLIINCIIDSNLALELYNYGGGVACVVECNPIFINTSISNNISYETSGISISGGAGNYCDPIFINCNICNNHSTMDNRTISLGDHANVHLINCILRNPNDYEVYFFNSPPPETLSVTYCNIDGGINAINTNNNGTIHWLEGNIDSLPQFVGGNPYSYELTEDSPCIDAGTPDTTGLNLPELDLAGNSRIYNGRIDIGAYEWQQEGIDNPDTSFVNKLYLFQNQPNPFRGETEILFITTDYERVEDYQLSIYNVRGQLVKRYSGKKDNFWAKTKIIWDGKDRYGNEVSAGTYFYKLEYGNNAVVRKMVKVGN; encoded by the coding sequence ATGAAACAAAAAAAAATATTTATCATCTTAATTTTATTTGTATTAGCATTCCTCTTTTTACAAAGCAGTGCCTTCGAGTCGAAAAATAAAGAAGTGAATGTCGAATTGAAAAAAAAAATCTCGAACATCGGCAACCGCGAAACAATAATTGTAGATGTAGAAGGGGGGGGAGATTACACATTAATCCAGCAAGGAATAGATGCTGCTTCTATTGGAGATACTGTCCTTGTTTATCCCGGAACTTATATTGAAAACATAAATTATAATGGAAAAAACATAACTGTTGCGAGTAAATATTTAACTACCGGAAACGTTTCGTATATTGATTCAACCATCATTGATGGAAACCAAAACGGTAGTGTGGTTACTTTTGAAAACGGGGAAGACACAACTGCTGTTTTATGTGGATTTACTATCCAGAATGGGAGCGGAACATATACTGATTTTTTTTTAATAATGGGTGGTGGAATATTATTGATAGAATCGCAATCTACTATTAAAGATTGCATCATTAAGAATAACACAAGCGAAGGTGGGGGTGGGATAGGTTTATATTATTCATTTATGAATATTGAAAACACATCAATTTTTCATAATAATAGTATTTTTTGGGGCGGGGGTATAGGTCTAGATTATTCAGATATAAAATTTAGCATAAATAATCGGTGTAATATTTTTCTAAATTATGCAGGAGAAGGTTGTGATCTTAAGTCTCTTCATAGTAATATTGTTGATGTTATAGTCGATACTTTTACTATAATAAATCCTGATGATCATTTTGCAATTCCTTTGGATCAATTTAATTTCGATATTCAAAATTTTAAGATCAATCAAATTAATAATGATATTTATGTTAATCCTGAGGGCAATAATAATAATAGTGGTTTAACTCCTAATGAACCATTTAAAAATATTTGCTGGGCATTAACAAAAATTGTTTCAGATAGCACTCATCCAAATATTATACACCTTTCTAATGGCATTTACTCTCCAGCCCTTACAGAAGAAATTTTTCCTCTTAATTGTAAAGATCATATTTCCATTATAGGTGAAAACAAAGAAAATACAATATTAGATGCAAATAACCAGTCACATATAATCCATTTATTCTTTGATGGTAATTATTCTCTAGAAAAGATAACAATCAAAAATGGATTTACTACTTTTTACGGTGGCGCTATAATTATTTGGTCGAGTTATAATCTGATATTTAAAAACATAGAAATTATCAATAATACGGCTGAAATGTTTGGTGGTGGTATAGTTATATATAAATCCAGCCCAGTATTAGAAAATCTATTAATAAAAAACAATTCAGCTGAATCCGGAGGTGGTATTGAAATTTCGAATAATTCAAATCCATTAATAATAAATTGTATTATTGATAGTAATCTGGCTTTAGAACTTTATAATTATGGTGGAGGAGTCGCTTGCGTTGTAGAGTGCAATCCAATTTTTATAAATACTTCAATCAGTAATAATATTTCTTATGAGACAAGTGGAATAAGTATATCCGGTGGGGCAGGAAACTATTGCGATCCGATTTTCATTAATTGTAATATTTGTAATAATCACTCTACTATGGACAACCGAACTATATCTCTGGGGGATCATGCTAATGTGCATCTAATAAATTGTATTTTAAGAAACCCTAATGATTACGAAGTTTATTTTTTCAATTCCCCTCCACCGGAAACTTTATCTGTAACTTATTGCAACATAGATGGAGGAATTAATGCAATAAATACAAATAACAACGGCACAATCCATTGGCTGGAAGGCAATATAGACTCGCTGCCACAATTCGTAGGTGGTAATCCATACAGCTATGAACTCACCGAAGATTCACCTTGTATAGATGCCGGCACACCAGATACTACAGGTCTAAATTTACCGGAACTGGATTTGGCTGGAAACAGCAGAATTTACAATGGCAGAATAGATATCGGAGCGTATGAATGGCAACAAGAGGGAATAGATAATCCCGACACTTCTTTTGTAAACAAATTATATTTATTCCAAAACCAGCCCAATCCATTCAGAGGGGAAACGGAAATATTATTCATCACCACAGACTATGAGCGCGTGGAGGATTATCAACTTTCCATATACAACGTAAGAGGGCAATTGGTAAAAAGATACAGCGGGAAAAAGGACAATTTTTGGGCAAAGACCAAGATCATCTGGGATGGAAAAGACAGATATGGAAATGAAGTTTCAGCGGGCACATATTTTTACAAACTGGAATATGGGAATAATGCGGTGGTGAGAAAAATGGTTAAAGTTGGGAATTGA